One Streptomyces drozdowiczii DNA segment encodes these proteins:
- a CDS encoding 2Fe-2S iron-sulfur cluster-binding protein, with protein MSKENPAEQQQHGGWQPTPQSDYDGDATAFVQLPPEDLADIPLAAPGHGYTPPMILPLTPAADRDPAATGNWTVQTPEQQPGQPAPDAVHWPDPNQQSGYGYPHPEDQQHTGSYQEPYGTDHAATGQWSVDTSSWPAPSAPLSDDSGELYTPPPVADWYADRPATLPGGAPAPWAVPDAAEAAEPVAGDPADAPVDAPADARTDVQADAQAAGPADAPADARADVQVGVPAESAPEAPDAADIEQSAPGPEADAPGTEPAAEPAAEAVPEPETPEAEDAAQPAEVPEDPAPEGPPLPSEHPAASYVLHVNGVDRPVTDAWIGESLLYVLRERLGLAGAKDGCSQGECGACNVQVDGRLVASCLVPAATTAGSEVRTVEGLAVDGEPSDVQRALADCGAVQCGFCIPGMAMTVHDLLEGNHRPSELETRRALCGNLCRCSGYRGVLDAVNEVIAGREAAAEAAAEETGGGEPEEPRIPHQAAPGAGSVQAHQQDGGMA; from the coding sequence GTGAGCAAGGAGAACCCCGCCGAGCAGCAGCAGCACGGCGGCTGGCAGCCGACCCCGCAGAGCGACTACGACGGCGACGCGACGGCCTTCGTCCAGCTGCCGCCGGAGGACCTGGCGGACATCCCGCTGGCCGCGCCCGGCCACGGCTACACCCCGCCGATGATCCTGCCGCTGACCCCCGCCGCCGACCGCGACCCGGCGGCCACCGGCAACTGGACCGTCCAGACCCCGGAGCAGCAGCCCGGGCAGCCCGCGCCGGACGCGGTGCACTGGCCCGACCCGAACCAGCAGTCCGGCTACGGCTATCCGCACCCCGAGGACCAGCAGCACACCGGCTCGTACCAGGAGCCGTACGGTACGGACCACGCCGCCACGGGCCAGTGGTCGGTGGACACCTCCTCCTGGCCGGCCCCGTCCGCCCCGCTCTCCGACGACTCCGGCGAGCTGTACACCCCGCCCCCCGTCGCCGACTGGTACGCGGACCGCCCGGCCACGCTGCCCGGGGGCGCCCCGGCGCCCTGGGCGGTGCCGGACGCGGCCGAGGCCGCGGAGCCGGTGGCGGGTGACCCCGCCGATGCCCCCGTCGATGCCCCGGCCGACGCGCGGACGGACGTCCAGGCCGACGCCCAGGCCGCGGGCCCCGCCGACGCCCCGGCCGACGCGCGGGCGGACGTCCAGGTCGGCGTCCCCGCCGAGAGCGCTCCCGAGGCGCCGGATGCGGCTGACATCGAGCAGTCCGCGCCGGGCCCGGAGGCCGACGCGCCCGGCACCGAGCCCGCCGCCGAGCCCGCCGCCGAGGCTGTGCCGGAGCCGGAAACGCCCGAGGCGGAGGATGCCGCCCAGCCCGCGGAGGTGCCCGAGGACCCGGCCCCGGAGGGGCCCCCGCTGCCCAGCGAGCACCCCGCCGCCTCGTACGTCCTGCACGTCAACGGCGTCGACCGGCCCGTCACGGACGCCTGGATCGGCGAGTCCCTGCTCTACGTGCTGCGCGAGCGCCTCGGCCTCGCCGGCGCCAAGGACGGCTGCTCGCAGGGCGAGTGCGGGGCGTGCAACGTCCAGGTGGACGGGCGGCTCGTCGCCTCCTGCCTGGTGCCCGCCGCCACGACCGCCGGCAGCGAGGTCCGTACGGTCGAGGGCCTGGCCGTCGACGGCGAACCCTCCGACGTGCAGCGGGCGCTGGCGGACTGCGGCGCCGTCCAGTGCGGCTTCTGCATCCCCGGCATGGCGATGACCGTCCACGACCTCCTGGAGGGCAACCACCGCCCCAGCGAGCTGGAGACCCGCCGGGCGCTGTGCGGCAACCTCTGCCGCTGCTCCGGCTACCGGGGCGTCCTGGACGCCGTCAACGAGGTCATCGCGGGCCGCGAGGCCGCCGCCGAAGCCGCCGCCGAGGAGACCGGGGGCGGCGAGCCGGAGGAGCCCCGCATCCCGCACCAGGCGGCGCCGGGCGCCGGTAGTGTGCAGGCCCACCAGCAGGACGGAGGCATGGCGTGA
- a CDS encoding MFS transporter yields the protein MTALEPRDADVPRLIEDIDAPAPAGPVLPDGILGRTYRALSIGIVSVVFLIAFEATAVGTAMPVAARELHGIPMYAYAFSAYFTTSLFAMVLSGQWADRRGPLAPLATGISAFAAGLLLSGTAGSMWMFVAGRAVQGLGGGLVIVALYVVISRAYPEHLRPAILAAFAASWVIPSVVGPLAAGSVTEHLGWRWVFVGIPVLIVFPLALALPEIRRMASGPADPEAPVEAYDRRRIALALGISLGAGLLQYAGQERNWLSLLPAAAGAALLVPAIRGLLPHGTWRAARGLPAVVLLRGVAAGSFIAAESFVPLMLVTQRGMSPTLAGLSLAAGGGTWALGSYVQSRPRLEPHREPLMVGAMVLVALSIAAAPAVLITSVPVWTVAVAWAFGCFGMGVVIASTSVLLLKLSAPEEAGANSAALQISDGLSNVLLLAAGGAAFAALGGGTMDATESAATTSHPAAFAVVFFPMAAVALAGAWVAARVRER from the coding sequence ATGACCGCCCTGGAACCGCGTGACGCCGATGTCCCGCGCCTCATCGAAGACATCGACGCCCCCGCCCCGGCGGGGCCCGTGCTGCCGGACGGCATCCTCGGGCGGACGTACCGGGCGCTCAGCATCGGCATCGTCTCCGTGGTGTTCCTGATCGCGTTCGAGGCCACCGCGGTGGGCACCGCGATGCCGGTCGCCGCGCGGGAGCTGCACGGCATCCCGATGTACGCGTACGCGTTCTCGGCGTACTTCACCACCAGCCTCTTCGCCATGGTGCTGTCCGGGCAGTGGGCCGACCGGCGCGGCCCGCTCGCCCCGCTGGCCACCGGGATCAGCGCGTTCGCCGCGGGGCTGCTGCTGTCCGGGACCGCGGGCTCGATGTGGATGTTCGTCGCGGGCCGCGCCGTCCAGGGCCTCGGCGGCGGGCTGGTGATCGTCGCGCTGTACGTGGTGATCAGCCGGGCCTATCCGGAGCACCTGCGGCCGGCGATCCTGGCCGCGTTCGCCGCGAGCTGGGTCATCCCCTCGGTCGTCGGGCCGCTGGCCGCCGGAAGCGTCACCGAGCACCTGGGCTGGCGCTGGGTCTTCGTCGGCATCCCGGTCCTCATCGTCTTCCCCCTCGCCCTCGCGCTGCCCGAGATCCGGCGCATGGCGTCCGGACCGGCGGACCCGGAGGCGCCGGTGGAGGCGTACGACCGCCGGCGCATCGCGCTCGCACTGGGCATCTCGCTGGGCGCCGGGCTGCTCCAGTACGCCGGACAGGAGCGGAACTGGCTCTCGCTGCTGCCGGCCGCCGCCGGGGCCGCCCTGCTCGTCCCCGCGATCCGGGGCCTCCTGCCCCACGGCACCTGGCGCGCGGCGCGCGGACTGCCCGCCGTGGTGCTGCTGCGCGGGGTCGCGGCCGGGTCCTTCATCGCCGCCGAATCGTTCGTCCCGCTGATGCTGGTCACCCAGCGCGGCATGTCCCCGACCCTGGCGGGCCTCTCCCTGGCGGCGGGCGGCGGCACCTGGGCGCTGGGCTCGTACGTGCAGTCCCGGCCCCGCCTGGAACCGCACCGCGAGCCCCTGATGGTCGGCGCCATGGTCCTGGTCGCCCTCTCCATCGCGGCGGCCCCGGCCGTGCTGATCACCTCCGTGCCGGTCTGGACCGTCGCGGTCGCCTGGGCCTTCGGCTGCTTCGGCATGGGCGTGGTGATCGCCTCCACCAGCGTGCTGCTCCTGAAGCTGTCCGCCCCCGAGGAGGCCGGCGCCAACTCGGCCGCCCTCCAGATCTCCGACGGCCTCTCCAACGTCCTCCTGCTGGCCGCGGGCGGCGCCGCCTTCGCGGCCCTCGGCGGCGGCACCATGGACGCCACGGAATCCGCCGCCACCACCTCCCACCCGGCCGCCTTCGCGGTCGTCTTCTTCCCGATGGCGGCGGTCGCCCTGGCGGGGGCGTGGGTGGCGGCGCGGGTACGGGAACGGTGA
- a CDS encoding DEAD/DEAH box helicase has translation MTTTASHHLSPAFPGRAPWGTAGKLRAWQQGAMEKYIQEQPRDFLAVATPGAGKTTFALTLASWLLHHHVVQQVTVVAPTEHLKKQWAEAAARIGIKLDPDYSAGPLSKEYHGVAVTYAGVGVRPMLHRNRCEQRKTLVILDEIHHAGDSKSWGEACQEAFDPATRRLALTGTPFRSDTNPIPFVVYEEGNDGIRRSSADYTYGYGNALADGVVRPVIFLSYSGNMRWRTKAGDEIAARLGEPMTKDAIGQAWRTALSPTGDWIPNVLSAADKRLTEVRKGIPDAGGLVIATDQESARAYAKILKKVTGESATVVLSDEKAASKKIDKFSQDDSRWMVAVRMVSEGVDVPRLAVGVYATTISTPLFFAQAVGRFVRSRRRGETASVFVPTIPMLLEFANEMEVERDHVLDKPKKGSDEENPFAEEDKLLADAEKLEDEETEEQLPFEALESDAVFDRVLYDGAEFGMQAHPGSEEEQDYLGIPGLLEPDQVQLLLQKRQTRQIAHSRQKPASEADLLEKPAQDRPVVTHKQLLGLRKQLNTMVSAYTHQSGKPHGVIHTELRRVCGGPPSAEATAGQIEQRIKKVQEWATRMR, from the coding sequence GTGACTACTACCGCCTCCCACCACCTCTCACCCGCCTTCCCCGGCCGCGCCCCCTGGGGCACGGCCGGAAAGCTGCGAGCCTGGCAGCAGGGGGCCATGGAGAAGTACATCCAGGAGCAGCCGCGCGACTTCCTCGCCGTCGCAACGCCCGGCGCCGGGAAGACCACCTTCGCGCTGACCCTCGCCTCCTGGCTGCTGCACCACCACGTCGTGCAGCAGGTCACCGTCGTCGCGCCCACCGAGCACCTGAAGAAGCAGTGGGCCGAGGCGGCCGCCCGGATAGGGATCAAGCTGGACCCCGACTACAGCGCCGGTCCGCTGAGCAAGGAGTACCACGGGGTCGCCGTCACCTACGCGGGCGTCGGCGTCCGCCCGATGCTGCACCGCAACCGGTGCGAGCAGCGCAAGACCCTGGTCATCCTGGACGAGATCCACCACGCCGGTGACTCCAAGTCCTGGGGCGAGGCGTGCCAGGAGGCGTTCGATCCGGCGACCCGGCGCCTCGCCCTCACCGGCACCCCCTTCCGGTCGGACACCAACCCGATCCCCTTCGTCGTGTACGAGGAGGGCAACGACGGCATCCGGCGCTCCTCCGCCGACTACACCTACGGCTACGGGAACGCCTTGGCCGACGGCGTCGTGCGCCCGGTGATATTCCTCAGCTACAGCGGCAACATGCGCTGGCGCACCAAGGCGGGCGACGAGATCGCGGCCCGGCTCGGCGAGCCGATGACCAAGGACGCCATCGGGCAGGCGTGGCGCACCGCCCTGTCGCCCACCGGCGACTGGATCCCCAACGTGCTGAGCGCCGCCGACAAGCGCCTCACCGAGGTCCGCAAGGGCATCCCGGACGCGGGCGGCCTCGTCATCGCCACGGACCAGGAGTCGGCCCGCGCCTACGCCAAGATCCTGAAGAAGGTGACCGGCGAGTCGGCGACCGTCGTCCTCTCCGACGAGAAGGCCGCGTCGAAGAAGATCGACAAGTTCAGCCAGGACGACTCGCGCTGGATGGTCGCCGTCCGCATGGTGTCCGAGGGCGTCGACGTGCCGCGCCTCGCCGTCGGGGTGTACGCGACCACCATCTCGACCCCCCTCTTCTTCGCCCAGGCCGTCGGCCGCTTCGTGCGCTCCCGCAGGCGCGGCGAGACCGCGTCCGTCTTCGTGCCCACCATCCCGATGCTCCTGGAGTTCGCCAACGAGATGGAGGTCGAGCGGGACCACGTCCTCGACAAGCCCAAGAAGGGCAGCGACGAGGAGAACCCGTTCGCCGAGGAGGACAAGCTCCTCGCCGACGCCGAGAAGCTGGAGGACGAGGAGACCGAGGAGCAACTCCCCTTCGAGGCCCTGGAGTCCGACGCGGTCTTCGACCGGGTGCTCTACGACGGCGCCGAGTTCGGCATGCAGGCGCACCCCGGCAGCGAGGAGGAGCAGGACTACCTCGGCATCCCCGGGCTCCTCGAACCGGACCAGGTCCAGCTGCTGCTCCAGAAGCGGCAGACCCGGCAGATCGCGCACAGCCGCCAGAAGCCGGCGTCCGAGGCCGACCTGCTGGAGAAGCCCGCCCAGGACCGCCCGGTCGTCACCCACAAGCAACTCCTCGGACTGCGCAAGCAGTTGAACACCATGGTCTCCGCCTACACCCACCAGAGCGGCAAGCCGCACGGCGTGATCCACACCGAGCTGCGCCGGGTCTGCGGCGGACCGCCGAGCGCGGAGGCCACCGCGGGGCAGATCGAGCAGCGGATCAAGAAGGTCCAGGAGTGGGCCACCCGGATGCGCTGA
- a CDS encoding IclR family transcriptional regulator, with protein MTAETSQTLDRGLRVLKLLADTDHGLTVTELSNKLGVNRTVVYRLLATLEQHALIRRDLGGRARVGLGVLRLGRQVHPLVREAALPALRSLAEDIGATAHLTLVDGSDALAVAVVEPTWTDYHVAYRAGFRHPLDRGAAGRAILAARQKPVGETAFTLTHGELEAGASGAAAALMGVTGVEGSVGVVMLADSVPERVGPRVVDAAREVADALR; from the coding sequence GTGACCGCGGAGACCTCCCAGACGCTCGACAGAGGACTGCGTGTCCTCAAACTGCTCGCCGACACCGACCACGGACTGACGGTCACCGAGTTGTCCAACAAACTCGGCGTCAACCGCACCGTGGTCTATCGTCTGCTCGCCACGCTGGAGCAACACGCCCTGATACGCCGCGACTTGGGCGGCCGGGCACGGGTCGGCCTCGGCGTGCTGCGCCTGGGCCGCCAGGTCCACCCCCTGGTCCGCGAGGCAGCCCTTCCGGCGCTGCGCTCGCTGGCCGAGGACATCGGGGCCACCGCCCACCTCACCCTGGTCGACGGCTCCGACGCGCTGGCGGTCGCCGTGGTCGAACCGACCTGGACCGACTACCACGTCGCCTACCGGGCGGGCTTCCGCCACCCGCTGGACCGGGGCGCCGCCGGCCGGGCGATCCTCGCCGCCCGCCAGAAGCCGGTGGGCGAGACCGCCTTCACCCTCACCCACGGCGAACTCGAAGCGGGCGCGAGCGGGGCGGCGGCGGCGCTCATGGGCGTGACCGGGGTGGAGGGCAGCGTCGGCGTCGTCATGCTGGCGGACTCCGTCCCCGAGCGGGTGGGGCCTCGCGTGGTGGACGCGGCCCGGGAGGTAGCGGACGCGTTGCGCTGA
- a CDS encoding S16 family serine protease: MSRKRLALAALPVVALLGTAAFAPLPFTLAQPGTTADVLGEDHGTPVISIEGTPTRTTKGELRMTTIVATGPKADVGIKDVVDSWFRTDRAVLPRDSVYPTGGSEKEIEKHNLDDMAESQDAAVDAALNYLDRKPGSVDVTLHLADVGGPSAGLFFALGIVDKLDGDGSGGDLTGGRTVAGTGTIAADGEVGAVGGVSLKTQAARRDGATVFLVPKAECSEAKSELPKGLRLIPVTTLKDAVNSLRALDHGGKIPSC, from the coding sequence GTGTCCAGAAAACGCCTCGCCCTCGCCGCCCTCCCCGTAGTCGCCCTCCTCGGCACAGCCGCCTTCGCGCCGCTGCCGTTCACGCTGGCGCAGCCCGGGACGACCGCGGACGTGCTCGGGGAGGACCACGGCACCCCCGTGATCAGCATCGAGGGCACGCCCACCCGTACCACCAAGGGCGAGCTGCGGATGACGACGATCGTGGCGACGGGCCCGAAGGCGGACGTCGGCATCAAGGACGTCGTGGACAGCTGGTTCCGTACGGACCGGGCCGTGCTGCCCCGTGACTCCGTCTACCCGACCGGCGGCTCCGAGAAGGAGATCGAGAAGCACAACCTGGACGACATGGCGGAGTCCCAGGACGCCGCCGTCGACGCCGCGCTGAACTACCTGGACCGCAAGCCCGGCTCGGTCGACGTCACCCTGCATCTGGCGGACGTCGGCGGCCCCAGCGCCGGGCTGTTCTTCGCGCTCGGCATCGTGGACAAGCTGGACGGCGACGGCTCGGGCGGCGACCTCACCGGCGGCCGCACCGTCGCGGGCACCGGCACGATCGCGGCGGACGGCGAGGTCGGCGCGGTCGGCGGGGTCTCGCTCAAGACGCAGGCGGCCCGGCGGGACGGGGCGACCGTCTTCCTCGTACCGAAGGCGGAGTGCTCGGAGGCGAAGTCCGAGCTGCCGAAGGGCCTGCGGCTGATCCCGGTCACGACGCTGAAGGACGCGGTGAACTCGCTGCGGGCCCTGGACCACGGCGGCAAAATCCCCAGCTGCTGA
- a CDS encoding glycine betaine ABC transporter substrate-binding protein, with product MRGALAAGAALSLVLAGCGLKSGSPMVDDVVPGSVGQGQPLDGASLTVTSKNFSENIILGQMIGLIFKAAGAEVLDRTNLPSSISAREAVIQGDADAEYEYTGTGWITYLGHAKPITDPMEQWRAVRDADLKNGVTWLRPSTLNNTYALAISRKNNARYHLKTLSDVAALAKRNPSAVTVCVENEFASRDDGLPGMEKAYGMSLPASNIKKMDAGIIYTQVSKSDSCLLGEVFTTDGRIKAMNLEVLEDNKHFFPNYNAAPVVHTPTLEKYPEIAGLLDPLSKRLNTEVAQDLNARVDVDGQDPHEVAKDWLIEEGFIKEG from the coding sequence ATGCGTGGGGCCCTCGCGGCGGGCGCCGCGCTGTCCCTGGTGCTGGCCGGGTGCGGGCTGAAGAGCGGGTCCCCGATGGTGGACGACGTGGTGCCCGGGTCGGTCGGGCAGGGGCAGCCGCTGGACGGCGCGTCGCTGACCGTCACCTCGAAGAACTTCAGCGAGAACATCATCCTGGGCCAGATGATCGGGCTGATCTTCAAGGCGGCCGGGGCGGAGGTCCTGGACCGGACGAACCTGCCCAGCTCGATCAGCGCCCGCGAGGCGGTCATCCAGGGCGACGCGGACGCCGAGTACGAGTACACGGGCACCGGCTGGATCACGTACCTCGGGCACGCGAAGCCGATCACCGACCCGATGGAGCAGTGGCGGGCGGTGCGCGACGCGGACCTGAAGAACGGGGTGACCTGGCTGAGGCCGTCCACCCTCAACAACACGTACGCGCTGGCCATCAGCCGCAAGAACAACGCCAGGTACCACCTGAAGACGCTCTCCGACGTGGCGGCCCTGGCGAAGAGGAACCCGTCGGCGGTGACGGTGTGCGTCGAGAACGAGTTCGCCTCGCGCGACGACGGGCTGCCCGGCATGGAGAAGGCGTACGGGATGTCCCTGCCGGCGTCCAACATCAAGAAGATGGACGCGGGCATCATCTACACCCAGGTCTCCAAGTCCGACTCCTGCCTGCTCGGCGAGGTCTTCACCACGGACGGCCGCATCAAGGCGATGAACCTGGAGGTGCTGGAGGACAACAAGCACTTCTTCCCCAACTACAACGCGGCGCCCGTGGTGCACACGCCGACGCTGGAGAAGTACCCGGAGATCGCGGGCCTGCTGGACCCGCTCAGCAAGCGGCTGAACACGGAGGTCGCCCAGGACCTGAACGCCCGGGTGGACGTGGACGGGCAGGACCCGCACGAGGTGGCGAAGGACTGGCTGATCGAGGAGGGGTTCATCAAGGAGGGCTGA
- a CDS encoding ABC transporter permease has product MTPDSPARPPGEHEVKGHAFRDEEAEEEQRPAPQAKKPARRITWRKLVVLPAVLAVVLVLTYVWIENVHLDSIAENSIAGDTVEVRWWQHVKLTAISTFWVLIIAIPLGIALTRRGLTRAAPVVTAIANIGQATPAIGLLALLVIWLGIGPSTAITGMVIYAVLPVLSNTVAGLKAIEPNMVEAARGIGMSAIGTLTKVELPLAVPLILAGVRTALVLNVGTATLATFGGGGGLGDLITSGIQTQRMPVLVLGSVLTVVLALLVDWLASLAEVALTPRGLEVGR; this is encoded by the coding sequence ATGACCCCCGACTCCCCCGCACGGCCGCCGGGCGAGCACGAGGTGAAGGGGCACGCCTTCCGCGACGAGGAGGCGGAGGAGGAGCAGCGGCCCGCCCCGCAGGCGAAGAAGCCGGCGCGCCGGATCACCTGGCGGAAGCTGGTGGTGCTCCCGGCGGTCCTCGCGGTCGTGCTGGTCCTCACGTACGTCTGGATCGAGAACGTCCACCTGGACTCGATCGCGGAGAACTCGATCGCCGGTGACACGGTCGAGGTGCGCTGGTGGCAGCATGTGAAGCTGACCGCGATCTCCACCTTCTGGGTGCTGATCATCGCCATTCCGCTGGGCATCGCGCTGACCCGGCGGGGCCTGACCAGGGCGGCCCCCGTGGTGACGGCGATCGCCAACATCGGGCAGGCGACCCCGGCGATCGGTCTGCTGGCGCTGCTGGTGATCTGGCTCGGCATCGGTCCTTCGACCGCGATCACCGGCATGGTGATCTACGCGGTGCTGCCGGTGCTCTCCAACACGGTCGCCGGTCTCAAGGCGATCGAGCCGAACATGGTGGAGGCCGCGCGCGGCATCGGGATGTCGGCCATCGGCACCCTGACCAAGGTCGAACTGCCGCTCGCCGTGCCGCTGATCCTGGCCGGGGTCCGGACCGCGCTCGTGCTGAACGTGGGCACGGCGACCCTGGCGACCTTCGGGGGCGGCGGCGGGCTCGGTGACCTGATCACCTCGGGCATCCAGACCCAGCGCATGCCGGTCCTGGTGCTGGGCTCGGTGCTGACGGTGGTGCTCGCGCTCCTGGTGGACTGGCTGGCCTCGCTGGCCGAGGTGGCGCTGACCCCGCGCGGCCTGGAGGTGGGGCGATGA
- a CDS encoding betaine/proline/choline family ABC transporter ATP-binding protein (Members of the family are the ATP-binding subunit of ABC transporters for substrates such as betaine, L-proline or other amino acids, choline, carnitine, etc. The substrate specificity is best determined from the substrate-binding subunit, rather than this subunit, as it interacts with the permease subunit and not with substrate directly.), producing the protein MPRTSCWAGSPSRGGSVSETATETVPEPKATSGAAIQLENLSKRYPGNPNPAVENVSMEIKAGETVIFVGPSGCGKSTTLKMINRLIEPTSGRIRIDDEDVTDIDPVKLRRKIGYAIQSSGLFPHMTVAENIALVPKMVGWSKSRVKDRVEEMLDLVGLDPREFHGRYPRALSGGQQQRVGVARALAADPPVLLMDEPFGAVDPITRDHLQDELIRLQHELHKTIVFVTHDFDEAIKLGDRIAVLRERSHIAQFDTPEAILTNPTDDFVSGFVGAGAALKRLNLTRVREVEIADFPTVTVDDPLQSIFNKLRSGSHNELLMLDRRGRPYKWLRRGDLMRARGSLARAGQLIHDTVTRDATLHDALEAVLTDSGGRVAVTGRRGEFTGVVDMHTLMNSVHELLEADRLAAIEHQHDLEELRVHQTAEELEGGAGA; encoded by the coding sequence ATGCCGCGTACGTCCTGCTGGGCCGGCTCACCATCCCGAGGGGGATCCGTGTCTGAGACCGCGACCGAGACCGTGCCGGAGCCGAAGGCCACCTCCGGCGCCGCCATCCAGCTGGAGAACCTGTCCAAGCGCTACCCGGGCAACCCGAACCCCGCCGTGGAGAACGTCTCCATGGAGATCAAGGCCGGCGAGACCGTGATCTTCGTGGGCCCGTCCGGCTGCGGGAAGTCCACCACGCTGAAGATGATCAACCGGCTGATCGAGCCCACCTCGGGCCGGATCCGGATCGACGACGAGGACGTCACCGACATCGACCCGGTGAAGCTGCGCCGCAAGATCGGGTACGCGATCCAGTCCTCCGGGCTCTTCCCGCACATGACGGTCGCCGAGAACATCGCGCTGGTCCCGAAGATGGTGGGCTGGTCCAAGTCCCGGGTGAAGGACCGGGTGGAGGAGATGCTCGACCTGGTCGGGCTCGACCCGCGCGAGTTCCACGGCCGCTATCCGCGAGCCCTCTCCGGCGGGCAGCAGCAACGCGTGGGCGTGGCCCGGGCGCTGGCCGCCGACCCGCCGGTGCTGCTGATGGACGAGCCGTTCGGCGCGGTCGACCCGATCACCCGCGACCACCTCCAGGACGAGCTGATCCGGCTCCAGCACGAGCTGCACAAGACGATCGTCTTCGTCACCCACGACTTCGACGAGGCGATCAAGCTGGGCGACCGGATCGCCGTGCTGCGCGAGCGCTCGCACATCGCGCAGTTCGACACCCCGGAGGCCATCCTCACCAACCCGACCGACGACTTCGTCTCCGGGTTCGTCGGCGCGGGCGCGGCCCTGAAGCGGCTCAACCTGACCCGGGTGCGCGAGGTGGAGATCGCCGACTTCCCGACCGTGACCGTGGACGACCCGCTCCAGTCGATCTTCAACAAGCTGCGCAGCGGCTCGCACAACGAGTTGCTGATGCTGGACCGCCGGGGCCGCCCCTACAAGTGGCTGCGGCGCGGCGACCTGATGCGGGCCCGGGGCTCCCTGGCCCGCGCCGGGCAGCTGATCCACGACACGGTGACCCGGGACGCGACCCTGCACGACGCGCTGGAGGCGGTGCTCACCGACAGCGGCGGGCGGGTCGCGGTGACCGGGCGGCGCGGCGAGTTCACCGGGGTCGTGGACATGCACACCCTGATGAACTCGGTGCACGAACTCCTGGAGGCGGACCGGCTGGCCGCCATCGAGCACCAGCACGACCTGGAGGAGCTGCGGGTCCACCAGACCGCCGAGGAGCTGGAGGGCGGTGCGGGCGCATGA
- a CDS encoding ABC transporter permease has product MSFWEYVANRHQQLLTDAFQHVSAVFQCMVIATVLGVLIGVVSYRSGWGSSVAITSTATVLTIPSLAAIGLLIPLVGLGVAPTVITLTLYGLLPVVRNAIVGLRGVDPALVDAAKGIGMSRTARLFKVELPLAWPPILTGIRVSTQMLMGIAAIAAYASGPGLGNEIFRGIASLGSANAINQVLAGTLGIVVLALLFDAAYVLLGRLTIPRGIRV; this is encoded by the coding sequence GTGAGCTTCTGGGAGTACGTGGCCAACCGTCATCAGCAGTTGCTCACCGACGCCTTCCAGCACGTCAGCGCGGTCTTCCAGTGCATGGTCATCGCCACCGTGCTCGGCGTCCTGATCGGGGTCGTCAGCTATCGCAGCGGCTGGGGCTCCTCGGTGGCGATCACCTCGACGGCGACCGTCCTCACCATCCCGTCCCTGGCCGCCATCGGTCTGCTGATCCCGCTGGTCGGCCTCGGCGTCGCCCCGACGGTGATCACGCTGACGCTGTACGGGCTGCTCCCCGTCGTCCGCAACGCGATCGTGGGCCTGCGCGGCGTCGACCCGGCCCTGGTGGACGCGGCGAAGGGCATCGGGATGTCGCGGACCGCGCGGCTGTTCAAGGTGGAGCTGCCGCTGGCCTGGCCGCCGATCCTGACCGGCATCCGGGTCTCCACGCAGATGCTGATGGGGATCGCCGCCATCGCCGCGTACGCCTCCGGGCCCGGCCTCGGCAACGAGATCTTCCGGGGCATCGCCTCGCTGGGCAGCGCCAACGCGATCAACCAGGTGCTCGCCGGCACGCTCGGCATCGTCGTCCTCGCCCTGCTCTTCGATGCCGCGTACGTCCTGCTGGGCCGGCTCACCATCCCGAGGGGGATCCGTGTCTGA
- a CDS encoding Lrp/AsnC family transcriptional regulator, giving the protein MAIDRLDGRLIVLLAREPRIGVLEASRRLGVARGTVQARLDRLQSNGVIRGLGPDVDPAALGYPVTAFATLEIKQGQGADVRAHLSGVPEVLELHTTTGHGDMLCRLVARSNADLQRVIDRVVGFDGIVRASTAIVMENPVPLRVIPLVEQAARDTD; this is encoded by the coding sequence ATGGCGATCGACCGACTGGACGGGCGGCTCATCGTGCTGCTGGCGCGTGAACCCAGGATCGGGGTCCTGGAGGCGTCGCGCAGGCTGGGCGTGGCACGCGGGACGGTGCAGGCGCGTCTTGACCGCCTTCAATCGAATGGCGTCATCCGCGGTCTCGGCCCGGACGTCGATCCGGCGGCCCTCGGCTACCCGGTCACCGCGTTCGCGACGCTGGAGATCAAACAGGGCCAAGGCGCCGACGTACGGGCGCACTTGAGCGGCGTACCGGAGGTCCTGGAGCTGCACACCACCACCGGGCACGGGGACATGCTGTGCCGGCTCGTGGCCCGGTCCAACGCGGATCTCCAGCGGGTGATCGACCGGGTTGTCGGTTTTGATGGCATCGTCCGGGCCTCCACGGCCATCGTCATGGAGAACCCCGTACCGCTGCGCGTCATCCCGCTCGTCGAACAGGCGGCGCGCGACACCGACTGA